One Papaver somniferum cultivar HN1 unplaced genomic scaffold, ASM357369v1 unplaced-scaffold_76, whole genome shotgun sequence genomic window carries:
- the LOC113344391 gene encoding polyphenol oxidase, chloroplastic-like — translation MSLSHLATTTIPSATAGNNPLHRIKSVQPRVHVSKRVSYTTCEKKQKKDGSDVNHVVDRRNVLLGLGGMCSATATMGSQGMSALGAPLAVPDLSKCHLASDGETKINCCPPYSTANIIGFQPPSSHEPMRVRKPAHLLTPFEVERFEAAITAMKNLKPDDPWSYMQQATIHCTFCNGAFDQAGTKTLLQIHGSWFFLPWHRYYLYFWERILGKLINDDTFAIPYWNWDTPQGMKMPKIYTNEKSTLHDGTRDKNHLSAVLDYKYAYNDPNPVGPEVDEVIMANMCQIDRMFKESKHHPALFMGKPLRAGQPVPTNASGSCENLHNMMHQWVGPPVSPYYNMGNFYTAARDTIFFGHHGNVDRMWDLYNKFRGGKPEFKDHDWLESEFVFYDENRQVVKVKVKDCLTPEQLRFSYQTQKLPWTDIGRKCKKVKAAKKRSAGGDELKLSPVSEFGSQTRNVNTEIIRAIVKRPKISRTKNQKEDASEVLFIRGVDVPGGAAARFDVYVTKPIQGFMAPDLGELAGSFVKIPHGHHFSHHSEHKASLELGITRLLEDIEAEDSETLVVTIVPRHGKATIEGIDIELFDHDDDD, via the exons ATGTCTCTCTCACACTTGGCCACCACCACCATACCCTCGGCTACCGCCGGCAATAATCCTCTTCATAGGATAAAGTCGGTACAACCTCGAGTTCACGTTAGCAAGAGAGTGTCTTACACCACTTgtgagaagaaacaaaaaaaagatgGCTCGGATGTAAACCATGTTGTCGATCGAAGAAATGTTCTTTTAGGATTAGGAGGTATGTGTAGTGCAACTGCAACTATGGGGAGCCAAGGCATGTCTGCACTTGGCGCACCATTAGCTGTACCTGACCTATCAAAATGTCATCTAGCATCAGATGGTGAAACAAAGATCAATTGCTGTCCACCATACTCCACTGCAAATATCATCGGCTTTCAGCCGCCGTCAAGTCACGAGCCAATGAGAGTAAGAAAACCTGCTCACTTGCTAACACCATTCGAAGTCGAAAGATTTGAAGCAGCCATTACTGCTATGAAAAATCTAAAACCAGATGATCCATGGAGTTACATGCAACAAGCAACCATTCACTGTACTTTTTGTAACGGTGCCTTTGATCAAGCCGGAACTAAGACTTTACTTCAAATTCATGGAAGTTGGTTTTTCCTTCCATGGCACCGATACTATCTCTACTTCTGGGAAAGAATTCTCGGAAAGCTAATCAATGATGATACTTTCGCAATTCCTTACTGGAACTGGGATACTCCTCAAGGTATGAAGATGCCCAAGATATACACGAACGAAAAATCTACCCTTCACGACGGTACAAGAGATAAGAATCATCTTTCTGCGGTGTTGGATTACAAGTATGCTTATAATGATCCAAACCCAGTTGGACCTGAAGTCGACGAAGTGATAATGGCTAATATGTGCCAAATCGACAGAATGTTCAAGGAATCAAAACATCATCCAGCTTTGTTCATGGGGAAACCACTTAGGGCAGGTCAACCTGTTCCGACAAATGCATCAGGAAGTTGTGAAAATTTACATAATATGATGCACCAATGGGTTGGACCTCCTGTGTCTCCTTACTATAATATGGGTAACTTCTACACAGCTGCTAGAGATACCATTTTCTTTGGTCACCATGGTAATGTCGATCGTATGTGGGATCTTTACAATAAGTTCCGTGGTGGGAAACCAGAATTTAAGGACCATGACTGGCTTGAATCCGAATTCGTATTCTACGATGAGAACCGCCAGGTTGTCAAGGTTAAG GTGAAGGATTGTCTTACTCCCGAACAACTCCGGTTCAGTTACCAAACCCAAAAGCTTCCCTGGACAGACATTGGCCGTAAATGCAAGAAAGTTAAGGCAGCAAAGAAAAGAAGTGCTGGTGGAGATGAATTGAAACTCAGCCCGGTTTCTGAATTCGGATCACAAACTAGAAATGTGAATACAGAGATAATTCGAGCAATCGTAAAGAGGCCAAAGATATCCCGTACCAAGAACCAAAAAGAAGACGCTTCTGAGGTTCTATTTATCAGGGGTGTTGACGTTCCAGGCGGAGCTGCGGCTAGATTCGATGTTTACGTGACAAAACCTATTCAAGGATTTATGGCTCCTGATCTCGGCGAATTGGCTGgtagttttgtgaaaatacctcATGGTCATCATTTTTCACATCATTCCGAGCATAAGGCAAGTTTGGAACTAGGCATAACTAGGTTACTCGAAGATATTGAAGCTGAGGATTCTGAAACGTTGGTGGTTACTATTGTACCTCGTCATGGCAAGGCTACAATTGAAGGTATTGATATTGAATTGTTCgaccatgatgatgatgattag